The Fusarium poae strain DAOMC 252244 chromosome 2, whole genome shotgun sequence nucleotide sequence TAGTTGAAGTTCATGATAATTGAAGGTTGGTGTCACGGGTAGGTAGTTAAAATTATCTAAATTGTTTCACACTAAAACACCCAACTGATGATGGAAACAGTCTGTGCTTGGTTTATGACACGACAATTTTGACAGGACTCAATTCATGACACAAGTCATCAATTCCAGACAAGGAAACGACCGAAAGGGGTGCTCAAGCAATTAAGGCGTATTTATCTATACGAGGTGAATTTCGTTCTATTGGTCTCGGGTAAGTAAGACTGGTGCTTGGGGGCCATGTACGTCGATCTTTCAGCCTAGCCTAGAGATTCTAGACTCTGACTAGTTAACTAGTCTAGTTATTTGTTTGTATGTACTGAATGACACAAATCGACTGACTCGGCATAAATTGCCAGAATCCTGTCATGCACAGCCAACTCAACTGCCCTATTGCCCTGACCAGTCCGCATCAGGCTAAATCTAGCCCTGACCTGACCCCTATTCTTGGATGTACAATTAGCTTACTCCACTGTTGATCATTTAAAGCTGAGTTCTCGGCACCTCGGCTTGACGTAAGAAATGTTCAAAATCCATGCTTGGCCAATCACGTCTAAGAAAGAGTAAGAAATGGTGCCGAGCTCCGATGAATACGAAATGAGACGAGCACAAGCTAGTCGTCTAAGGGAAACAGCCCACGCGACCTCCATCTTTTACATAAGATCAAGGACCCGACTAAATGGAAAAAAAAGGAGCTCGGAGGCTGAAGCGGTCCCGTTTCCCTTCGTATCAGGTGCTTGAACTGAATGGCGACTCCGGATGGGACGGACAGAAGGGGGGAACAAGAATAACGATATTTATTAATGAAACCCATGTTCCCCATATTTCCCGTTTTCTATTTTTCTTTCTGGAAAAAAAGTTGATTGTGTTTTGTTCTGTTGCATTTTTGTCTGTGATCCCTGACTTGGTTGTGCTTGGTTTGTCTGCCTCAgcagactagactagactaccttctttcttttttattatacctTCATTCCTTTATAGTCAAGTCATTATGGTTCGTCTACCTGCTATGCTGACCAAGTCGGCTTCTCGTCTTGCCAACCGCCATTTCATCTTCACATTTGCTGTCTTGACCATCCTGGCAGCCAAGCTCTCACATATCCACAGCCATCGCACTGCCGTTGCTACGTCTCGATTACTTACCTTTTTCGGTACATTTTTTATCCAAGACATCGTCCTTCTTGTTATAATACGACTTCTCCTCGAGCCTCCTCTGACAGCCAAGATCGCACAATACACAACCGCTACCCTTGCTGGTTTCTTAATCGTCTACAATGTCGCCCTCGCCGTTATTTCCGTTACATTTTACCTCGTCGCCGGATCCGAAATCCATTGGCAGAACATCAACATGGTCTCTGACCCCACGTCAAGAGCGATCTTCCTTTCCGGTCTTGTCACCCTGATCCTGGTCCTGGCAGGCCTATTGTTAGTCAGCTGGCCACTGCAGGATATTTGTTACACAACCTTCGGATGGGGCGCCGATGTTGTGTCTTTTCCCTTCTTATTCGCGGGAAGAGCAGCCAATCGTTTGTTGAGAAAGAGAAACATTTATGGCCGAATCCCTAAGCCTGAAGTCGATGCATTCGACAACCAATACTCCGATGGCGACGACGATTTGTCTCAAGACTCGATTGACTTTGCAAAGTCGCAAACTTCTTATTCTCGCCTCTCACAGCGCATGCGTAAAGTTTGTGGTGTTCGCATGCAACCTTCGACCGTGAGACGTCTCTTTCATAGTATCCCTTATCTTTCTTGGCatgtcttcatcttcacctTGTTTGTCATGTCCCTCGAACGACCCAGTGATCGATCCCTGACCTTCCTTTCTTGGACTGCTGGCCTTCTCCCATTCGTCGacatgtcttcaacctcaccTCTCCTGGACCAGCTACCATCACACTTCAAAGTCGGCATCCAGCATGAGTGGGATGAGCGATCAGCTGTCGCCGAGCCACCCAAGTTTAATTGGCTACCCAAGGGCAAGTCACTGGCTGGCTTCGAGGATTGGTACACTTCAGACGAGATGCACTACTCTTCCGCCTCAGATCCTACCAAGATCTCGAACCTTGACCAACCTCTGCTAGAGGAGCTTCAAGGCAAGCTCCAGGATGTTCCTGTGAAGCATGTGATCATGTTCCTCCTCGAAAGCACCAGAAATGACGTGTTTCCCATTAAGAAGGATGGTCCTCTCTGGAACCGTTTCCAAGACTCATACCCTAACAAGAAGATTCCCCGAGAAGCACTGGAAAGAATGTCTACGTTGATGCCTACCGCCAATTACATCACAGGCGATTACGACGACGGTTTCAAGCATGACAAGACCCCAAAGCGAGGTGGTCCCCGATTCACAAACGCATATACATCCGCGACATACACTCTCAAAAGTCTCACGGGCACAATTTGTGGCCTGAATCCTCTTATCGCAGACTTTAACCTCGACTACAAGCGACACATTTACCAGCCCTGCCTCCCTCAAATCTTCGACGCTATGAACAAGGCCGACCCATCTTCCTCAAAATGGAAGTCCTACTTCTTCCAAACTGCTACGATCCACTACGATAACCACGACAAGCTCATGGCAGCTATGGGATTCCCTGAGGAGAACACAATTGACCGAGATTGGCTTCGGGATGAAAACGCGACACACGGAGCGGTTGAGCTGGAGGATATCAACTACTTTGGATTCCAAGAAGATCCTCTTGAGGACTACATCCGTGATGCGTTTGAGGATGCCGAGAAGAACGATGGCCGAGTATTTCTTACACATATCACAAGCACGAGTCATCATAGCTACGGACTTCCCGCCAACGAAACATCTGTTCCTCTGGGCTCAGGAAAGGAGATCAAGGAGCTCTCCGATTACGCGAATGCTGAGGGTTATGATGATAAGTGGATTAAGAAAgttcttgaccttcttgACGAACAGGGTGTTGCCAACGAGACTTTGATCGTTTTCCTTGGTGATCATGGCGTCTCGTTGGTCGAGAACAATAAGGCGTCCCCTTATTACAATCCCAGCGTTGGAGCAGACCATGTACCTCTAGTTTTGTCTCACCCTCTTCTCCCTTCGTTCGATGTTCACGATGCAGTTCACTCTACCCAGGTTCTGCCCACAATCCTCGATATGCTTCTTGAGACAGGCTCATTGGAAGGTGTCAGTCGAGAAGCCGCAGAGTCATTACTACCAAATTACGAGGGCCAATCTCTCCTAAGACCCTTGCAGACAAGCAACAACGAAACAGGGCAAGGGTACTGGCAATTTACTATCATCAACCCTGGCCGAGCAATGCTCAACATTCGTGATGCTCGTCACCCAGAGCGTCATTTGACAATCCCCCTCATCGACAACGTCGAGTGGAGACTAAGTGATGTCTCTACTGATCCCTTGGAAACAGACGGTATACAAGCCTTTGACTTTGTGTCGTTCTTGGAAGCCGTCGAGACAAGGTGGGGTGTTGAATGGGCTGAGTGGGTGGAAGAAGGTGCCTTTATGACGAGGTGGCATGTGCAAGATAACAGCAAGCGATGGAGATATGAGAGAAATCCAAAGgtccaagaaagaaaaggccaGTGATTAGATCAATTTTGTTATTTAAATAGCGTGTCAATTCAACAATGTTAAAGTTCATAAGCCATTGAGTGTTTTTGGTAGTCATGACATGTATTGACTCGAAGCAACGACTGGGAATTGAATATGCAATCCGTCTTGTGCTAATGGTAGGTATGACTACGAGTGAATACTTGACAAGGCCGATGTGGGTTAAGATGAGACGCATAGGGAAACCTATCCAAGCTGTTGTCGTTCTTGTTTATGTGTTTTACATATTTAACTTTGATAAGAGTCTGCAAGAATTGCTTTCGTAATGTCCAACATTATATTTCAACCTATTTGCAATTTTGTCGAGTGTCATATACCTGAACGCATTCCATCCTCATGCTTGTGTTCGATCAAATCCTGCCATCAGTCTTTCTCCTCCGTTGTAAGGTTGGGTATAAACCACAGGATAGCCCTCTGCTGTCATCCGACctttcgtatcatcaacataACCGGTTGTCTGTTCTCCGTAAGTGGAGGTAGGAGAACACAGAGTGACCTGCCCTCCCTTCACTGCCAGAAGCTTTCTTTTCCCCATGGGCTGCAAGGTTACATTGGGATCACGCATCATATACCCAGGCTTTGAGCCGCCCGTCTCTGTTGTAGTATGGATCAGATTGGCCAACAGTGAGCTGGCCCAGTGGGCATCAGCGAAGATCATGAGAGCAATCCATAAAACTATAGCGACGAGCAGGGCCAGGCAGCTTAGAGCTAGCTGGAGATAAGACACGGCAACAATGAGTTTGTCCACGCTGATGTACACAAGAGACGGGTCGATGCCGACACTGTAAGCTCTTGAAATTAGGAGTGATTCCACAGTTTCAGCATTATCCCGGATCCAGGTCAAGGCATTGTTGTCCAGTGACTTGGAGCTGATATTAGATCGTCCATCGCCAAGATCGTGAGCGACCATCACCGCAGCAGTGTCAACCAGGCCGAAAAACCTCGGATCATCCACGGCCAAGTTACCGAGACAGTCAGATCGGCCGAACTTGCCACCGTAGGCTTCATCCTGAAAGTTTGCCTTCTCGCATTTCTCCTGTGGCTCTGGCGCTTTCGAAATGTTTTCGGATCGAATGAGGGTCATGTTAGTGCTCGTCAGACGGACAAGTGTATACAAGAATCTGCCGTTGGTTTCTACTGTGTAGAAACCCCATGTGTTTTGTAACGTAGACCTTTTGCTGTTCGAAACTGTGTTGAGACCATAATGATAGCTCATGTTTTGGTTTTGAGCACTCATCATGTTATCGATGATGCGGCTAGAGGAAAGCATCTTTTTGTAATCGTGATCAAAATGTCCTGTCCGTTCTACAA carries:
- a CDS encoding hypothetical protein (TransMembrane:6 (o20-37i49-71o83-108i128-147o159-177i246-267o)), with translation MVRLPAMLTKSASRLANRHFIFTFAVLTILAAKLSHIHSHRTAVATSRLLTFFGTFFIQDIVLLVIIRLLLEPPLTAKIAQYTTATLAGFLIVYNVALAVISVTFYLVAGSEIHWQNINMVSDPTSRAIFLSGLVTLILVLAGLLLVSWPLQDICYTTFGWGADVVSFPFLFAGRAANRLLRKRNIYGRIPKPEVDAFDNQYSDGDDDLSQDSIDFAKSQTSYSRLSQRMRKVCGVRMQPSTVRRLFHSIPYLSWHVFIFTLFVMSLERPSDRSLTFLSWTAGLLPFVDMSSTSPLLDQLPSHFKVGIQHEWDERSAVAEPPKFNWLPKGKSLAGFEDWYTSDEMHYSSASDPTKISNLDQPLLEELQGKLQDVPVKHVIMFLLESTRNDVFPIKKDGPLWNRFQDSYPNKKIPREALERMSTLMPTANYITGDYDDGFKHDKTPKRGGPRFTNAYTSATYTLKSLTGTICGLNPLIADFNLDYKRHIYQPCLPQIFDAMNKADPSSSKWKSYFFQTATIHYDNHDKLMAAMGFPEENTIDRDWLRDENATHGAVELEDINYFGFQEDPLEDYIRDAFEDAEKNDGRVFLTHITSTSHHSYGLPANETSVPLGSGKEIKELSDYANAEGYDDKWIKKVLDLLDEQGVANETLIVFLGDHGVSLVENNKASPYYNPSVGADHVPLVLSHPLLPSFDVHDAVHSTQVLPTILDMLLETGSLEGVSREAAESLLPNYEGQSLLRPLQTSNNETGQGYWQFTIINPGRAMLNIRDARHPERHLTIPLIDNVEWRLSDVSTDPLETDGIQAFDFVSFLEAVETRWGVEWAEWVEEGAFMTRWHVQDNSKRWRYERNPKVQERKGQ
- a CDS encoding hypothetical protein (TransMembrane:2 (i21-45o469-492i)); protein product: MFTEDYIQRTLYISSRGLSRAGLVVLAFSLLNIVLSLYGTLLWALDAPGYIFKASTATIADYTDLRNENPPYIVQLSLDPSRIDDSTQRLSQIIGSDLFQPGLNYTLTGQVSNEDGAPEVVPQTGPADVGARVWLDDDGLSVSIDVNLVYSPNPVLKDKGYDVNTTDGDGYTVWESTFDNVFSHDFIENIAGKPEVHWDTASDRLADSRYILPNRYDNIWYSFGSGGGSALMNQVFTVTKGKRRHTFFQSTFKTTMLTTFGDPLAEKDVSDLVERTGHFDHDYKKMLSSSRIIDNMMSAQNQNMSYHYGLNTVSNSKRSTLQNTWGFYTVETNGRFLYTLVRLTSTNMTLIRSENISKAPEPQEKCEKANFQDEAYGGKFGRSDCLGNLAVDDPRFFGLVDTAAVMVAHDLGDGRSNISSKSLDNNALTWIRDNAETVESLLISRAYSVGIDPSLVYISVDKLIVAVSYLQLALSCLALLVAIVLWIALMIFADAHWASSLLANLIHTTTETGGSKPGYMMRDPNVTLQPMGKRKLLAVKGGQVTLCSPTSTYGEQTTGYVDDTKGRMTAEGYPVVYTQPYNGGERLMAGFDRTQA